One segment of Panicum virgatum strain AP13 chromosome 3K, P.virgatum_v5, whole genome shotgun sequence DNA contains the following:
- the LOC120698808 gene encoding uncharacterized protein At5g19025-like → MLRPFLSPHRPAAAPAPASTAAAAAAMRPASSSRSSAGGDGAHGHHGGHSVSVSGSAWATCRHTPSSATLDLLIMLLVLFSLSFLLASSVAHVARSLSPLLATPPVAAALADAAAALPYLAAAAVLAAAAFLSCRRLPRRRCRNPRCRGLRKALEFDVQLQTEEAVRAGAGSTVGSADAAMWREIEALPWKGGQGGNNPDYECLRAELRRMAPPNGRAVLLFRNRCGCPVAKLEGWGAPKSKRRNKKGTQGSLHDRGLR, encoded by the exons ATGCTCCGGCCATTCCTCTCCCcccaccgccccgccgccgcccccgctcctGCCTCCACCgcagccgcagcggcggcgatgCGGCCCGCGTCCTCCTCCCGGTCCTCGGCCGGTGGAGACGGGGCCCACGGCCACCACGGCGGGCACAGCGTCTCCGTGTCGGGGTCGGCGTGGGCGACGTGCCGGCACACGCCGTCGTCGGCGACGCTCGATCTCCTCATCATGCTGCTCGTGCTCTTCTCGCTGTCCTTCCTGCTCGCCTCCTCGGTCGCGCACGTCGCGCGCTCGCTCTCCCCGCTGCTCGCCACgccccccgtcgccgccgcgctcgcggacgccgcggccgcgctgccctacctcgcggcggcggccgtgctcgccgccgcggccttccTCTCCTGCCGACGGCTCCCGCGCCGGCGCTGCCGCAACCCGCGCTGCCGGGGGCTCCGGAAGGCGCTCGAGTTCGACGTCCAGCTGCAGACCGAGGAGGccgtgcgcgccggcgccgggagcACCGTCGGCAGCGCCGACGCGGCCATGTGGCGCGAGATCGAGGCGCTGCCGTGgaagggcggccagggcggGAACAACCCGGACTACGAGTGCCTccgcgccgagctccgccggatGGCGCCGCCCAACGGCCGCGCCGTGCTGCTCTTCCGCAACAGGTGTGGCTGCCCTGTTGCTAAGCTCGAGGGGTGGGGCGCCCCCAAGAGCAAGAGGCGCAACAAGAA GGGCACGCAAGGTTCTTTACATGACCGAGGGTTGAGGTGA